The sequence aaaattttgtttctatttgACTTACTATACCATATTTATTGTGAGAGCATTGTAAAAGTCAACACTGTTAAATATATTCTGGCTATAATACTACCTAATTGGTTTGATTTAGTCTACACTTTTCATTTTGATGACTtgttaaaagtattttattctGACTGTCAATATACAATCGGTTCTTAATAatgtaaactagccctgtctagtgtaccgtatcccaaTGTTGCTTGACGTGGTACAAACTTTACTTCTTACCATGTTGTTAGCTCTCATTATCATTATTAGTAAAATACTTAATCTAGGTGGTTTTAAATTCTTACTTTATACGTATTTAAAGTACACCATTGcaagtttgttattattgttataagAGCAAAAATGTTTGGCGAACACTTCTACAGCGACCGTCTTTGGCCGGACATAAATTCGTGTCATTCTAGTTACATCATTGCAAATCCTTACTTAATGCTTGCTTTAATTTGCTGGTTTGGTTCAGATTTAACTGATAAACACACTTTAAGGATTCTATACGAGAAAACTATGTCTATGTTAAAATATGCTGTTTTTATTTGATCTCTTCACTTTctcttctttgttgttgttgttgtagcagtatcttcgcccgtcagtgtagtgtaatcaccggtcgtcttcgttcagctcatctaacggtaggcccaggctCATttaactagccctgtctagtgtaccgtatcccatCACTTTCTCTTCTCTCATATTGTGCTTACTAATAAATCATGAATCTTTACAACCCAATTTTAcggttttgattaaaaatattgttgactTTTATCCTGATGTGAACAATTACACAAAGCTGGCCTATTGTAATGGTTGGGCGAGGGGAATTTCAAATCATATAACAGCCAATTTTAGACTGTTCGGACCAAATCTACACACATTTTTCTCCGAAACATTGTagcgtattttttaatttggagtTATCGGAAGTAGTTCAACGACCAAAACCAATTATAAATTACCCCTGTATCCATATTTTCCATGACCTAAGTGAGGCTGATATTTTACTGACAGGCGAGTTATattgaaatataattaattggCGTAAATAAGACATCCCACCGCTCACAAAAATTTTTCCACAATACAACGCCACCCTATGCAGAGTAGCTAAAAACGTACGTATTAGAAATTTGTGTGTTGGCTAGTTCGCCGCATTATTTACTCGTGCTTTGGTttgcctgctgctgctgctgctgctgctgacttGCCCCATTCATTGACGCTGTGATGTAAAGGCGCGCttatatactgcagctgccGCCGAGATTTGACAAGTGTAAACTATATAGGTGTATAGAAAAGGTAAACTTCGAGTGTGCAATGCAATCAGATACTAAAGACACGTAAAACAAGATTTGAAATGTTAAAAGTGTAAAAGCGCTCGTTGACATTGGGGAAGTTTAGTAATAATTGATCTAAACATATTTTGAAGAATTCGTATGCATATCAACTCGGAGCATTTAGCAAGCAAAACAACGTCACGGTTTAATTGCAAACTGGTGCTGAGTATGTGGATTTGTATAAGGAGTGGTAGTAAGGGCGTTAAATTGATACTCAACAGATTTACAGCGCCATTTAAGTTCATACAAGCAATAAGTAAAGAATTTCTCATGGAAAAGCGTCATGTCTCTGCCCAACAATGGTAGTGAGTGTAGTCTCTTGAAATTTCGACCGCGTTTAATGCGGCGGACGCAGCCACGGTGACTGTTGCGTATGTGCGTGTTtatgattgtttttgttttctctgcCACATGCCGTTTGTATCATTGTGTATTCAACTGCCAGCATATGTACGGCATACACGGACGTATAATTTCAcatacataatacatataaGCATATCTGCGAGTATGACTATACAGatatttttcgttgttttgCTTACAGGCAAACTCGTCAAGATTCTGAGACCAAAGGACATCAAACAGGAAATAATAGGTAGTGGCGACTCAACCACTATCCGATCTGTGCATGTGAACAGCGCAAGCGGCAGTTCGCTTAATTCCAGTGCGGGCTCATACACGCAATTGGTAAGTTATGCatgcaaacaaatttagaaTTAGGGAGGAAAAAATAACGCCTGGGAAGAAAGTAGTGGTAAGATACAGTGAGAGTAAGTGATAAGAACACGTTAAAGGGATAGTTAATTAACATAAGTGGCAACCGGTTGTAGTAAGGCACTTTATTTTCACCGTGCTTTGCTCCCTTCAGGGCAAGTTTTATGATGCTAACATGCGCAATGCTGATTACTACGTTGGCGGGTTTTTGCAATTTCAGTGGAAATGGCGCGGAGGCTGATGATAGTTTGATCTGATTGACTAATTCGATTTATGACAAGAACTTTATAGgaatttatgctgttttttttattttgctacgcCCTAAAACATTACTCTTGTTGCTTTGCAGTTCTGGGCCGGTAACGTAGACCCGATTTGGGCGCCATAGAAACGAGGttgttttgtatgtatgtatgtatgtaaaagcaGTGCCAGTTCAGCGTGTTGCATTTATGCCTgtcacaagaacaacaacaacctcgGTGCAGAATAAAAACCTAAAATgatataaaactattttttcccctttgagaataaatcaaataaaatttcactcTTACTTTTTCGTTTCAAGGCAACTTCATGTCAATCGCAGTATTTGAGCCGTTACAACTTACAAAGTGGCGATAGtaagttaaaatattatttttgactttatttCAAAACGTATCGGCTTTATtgcttgtatatattttttttcaataggcgCTAACACATATACTGTTATTTCAACACAAAATAGTGGCAGTAATCAGCAGCCAGCATTCACAACGATTAAATACGAAACTCCAGAAACAGTAAGAAGAATAAAACCCTTGAAAATTCTTCTAAAGAACTTATTGTATAGTTTAATAATTTCTACCAAATTTCAGGTCACCGTGAAAACTGAGGAGGGTTACACGAAGTACACaccaaataataatacaaaaatgaaatcaaaactgTAAGTTACTTAAGGGAATTTTGAATGATGTACTGTGTGCGTTAATTTGCTAATTTCTGCTGTTACAGACACACTACCAGCAGCCCACATTCAAATTCAGCACGAAGGCAACGCAAGCCCGAAAAGGCAGGCAAAGGGTTGCGACATTTCGCTCTAAAGGTTTGTGAAAAAGTCAAAGAGAAGGGCGTCACCACCTACAATGAAGTGGCCGATGAATTGGTCGCTGAGGAACTTCATATGAATTCCATTGATTCAGCAAACTGTGATCAAAAGAATATACGTCGGCGTGTCTATGATGCTCTTAACGTACTTATGGCCAtggaaataatttcaaaagacaAAAAGGAGATACGTTGGATTGGTTTGCCATCAAATTCAGCTGAGGTATTTATAAGTTCACATTTACTACTTGAGCGTGAAGGCATGCTTTATTTTTCGTAGCAATGCTCTGAACTGGAAAGACAAAATGAAGAATGTCGCCAACGCATACAACAAAAGCATCAACAACTGAATGAGTTGTTACTGCATCAAGTCGCCTTCAAGAGTCTGATCGAACGCAACAAAGAAGCGGAACGGCAGGGCAATGTACCAACGCCTAACTCATCCATACAACTACCCTTTATCATAGTGAATACGCACAAATCGACAAAAATTAATTGCAGCGTTACGAATGACAAGTGAGTTTTGTTGGAAACAACTACACCTTTGTTGGAAACAACTGAACaatgatacaattttatttttgcaaaatttgcaactttGCCAGATcggaatatattttcaaatttgatgATCAATTCGAAATGCACGATGATGCCGAAGTACTGAAACGTATGGGTTTACTTGGTGGTAAGTGCAAGAAAAATTGTGAGTTTATAAACTACATCCAATATCTTAAATATCTTTGTagtaattttcttatttgataatacaaaaattcactCGTAGCTCAGAAGTTAAAAGTTCACTAACAAAAGGTGGATTTAAATTCTAATATCGGTTATGTACACTGCATttagaaaaaatcaataatagcACAAAAAAATAGGAAGGAGTGGCACATATTTGTGAAGTAATGAAGTTAagcgaaacaaaaattattgtcaGTTCAGAGCTGATGGTCCCGCTTGCCAACAGTGAAATAAATCTTTTATTACTGGTATACATACCAGTATCTAAATAATGATAATCATATTTTAAgtgtttataaatttactaTGCTAATATAAATTTAGTATGTATTATGATTATGATACCtgatgtatgtttttttttaagggtTAGACAAAGGCCAATGCTCACACGAAGACATCGAACGTGCAAAGACCTTGGTACCaccgaatttcgaaaaatacatAGAAggtaatataaagaaaataactcAAGACTGTGAGTTGGGAAGTACTATGtattaaaaactgaaattaaagaaaaagagcAAAATTCTTCTTAGCCAACTTTTCAGTTCACTCACACATTGTAAATATCACTCGCAATATTTGTTTAATACGCATTGTTTTTCTTCCGCAGCCTATGGCAATGGCAAAGGTCTGACATGCGATTCCGATGATGACACCATGACCGGTTATGCTGAACTAACGAATGATTCTTCATCGCATGGCTATTCGCGCTGTGGACGTCGCGGTGGAGGCGGTGCCAAAACTGGTGGTCTAcgtgatgatgacgatgatgacgaCGAagattttttggagaatagcgatattgatTGAGGCGAATTCATGGTTGCgtacaataacagcaacaatacATACAACTACAAAGTTAGCAgctgcaacagcaacaataacaataatctaTATTTatgcaacaaaacaacaacaaatgaggGATTTCCTGGTAGCAAGCGACAACAGCAGCGTTTTTTGAATACCGGCACTGGTGTCATTGGCAACTGTAATGATTTAGATTGCAGTATAATTTCCGAAACCGATCAGCAAACATTGCAGCAGTCGCAATGTCGTTTAACTGGCACATCCAATGGAACGAACACAATAGTCGCCGATGTAAACACCCATTTAACAGATGATTCCTTcagtttttcattcatttcggCCTTATTAGGTTTGCATTAGAGCAGGTCATGGTGGAGAAAGAGAGTATTTTCTTAAATGAAAACTGTTAAACTATGTTACTGCattgttaaattgttttttggcTGGCCATTTGTTTATTACATACACTAGCATGCTCTGTgcagcatgtgtgtgtgtgtactttgAACATTTATAATGGCTGCATTACTAACGCAGCTTGAGTGTATTTTGTATGTATCCTAACTCTGCTAAGGGAAAATAGGACAAAGTCTTTATTAACTTCTAAGTCTGTTGCTTTTCTTCATCTCTTGGTTTTTCCCTTTTTAGGAACTTGTgttagactttattttattatatgattttgcatttctgtatgcaaatatgtattgaATTAATTAATAAGACTTGAATGCttatttgctgattttttttatttgcagaaaAAGGGATGTGACTTTAAAATGTGATGAGTTATGATTTTCATGCATGAATTCGATTATAAAAAGGAATGTTAATGCAGAAtattagttttgaatttttcttgattAGATGTAGTAACAACTTATGCGTTTTGGCACTGGTCAacatgaaaaaggaaaaagttaaattttatcATCTTGTGGTTgagaattttttggtaaattttttgcaatttatttgcaGTTGTTATTACATGATTTATCACCACTATTTTGAGTCACCATTTATTTGAATACACAATACGaaaattattaaactaaatCAGCAGTGCGATTGAAAATGAATCGCAGCTAAACTGACAATTTTCTTGTGGCGTCATTCTGATAGCGTGTACTCGGCTattgaatatacatatgcacagtcGTGTAAATTATGCATTTTGCTAGCCATTTTCGTAACAgtgaaactaataaaaaaattacgctACTAAAAACGGCTACTATGATAAGGAAATAAAACTTGTAATGAGTGCCACCAAATgctaatacataaaaaatatagatgTTGTTGCTGATTTCGGTCCTGCTAAAGGGTCTGCTTAATCTGGAAAACGCtgctaataatattttaaagcaaCATTGGTTGTAGCATATCTTCAGTTGCTCTACTGAATTAGAGTTCAATTAAATCGAACTTTAAAGTAACCATCAAGTTATGCTTATTAATTGAATTGTTGTAAAAGCACAAACACTTCTCAAACATTTGCACAATGATTTCTGTTATTGttgtaaaaacataaaatacttCCCAAACATTTGGGGAAAATGCTGTTGCGGTGACGGTCCTTGGGTGGTTATAAATCCGAGTGGACGTCTCATAACAGAGTTAATAGATTTGTATTTTCGCCATCTTGTAGCTAAATATTCGGAATTTCGCAAAAAAAGAGCTCAAATATTCGTAACATGCCACGCTTTTTTTCTTATgccactattaaaaaaaataaaaatttgagaattcGTGCTTAGGAAATAGTATTCAAACACAGTTCGCAATAAGGCGTATCATTTTTGGGAACATCTATTCCATAGGAAAGGTACTTCAGAAttgattttatatgtatatgtgtaacaTATTATAcagttgaaagtaaaaaaaaaaaaattatcttattaaatataattattatttttgttcaatttggTTATGTTACTTTATCAGTTTTTCTTATTCATTTCCTTTCCCTGTTGGCTGGTGCTCTTAGCgtggaaaaatagaaaaatcggactgtacttttaaaattaaatttttttttcgcttttactcTTCTGTCACACCCCACAAACTGCTGCACAGGCAATATCTTTTATATAAGTagctgttttttttcttaaatttattgtttgctttttgaacataTCAAATATGTTGATATTGCacatagttttttattaaattttatgtaaaccGCAATTTTtccgataaaaaataaatccatactGCGAGATAAGAAAACAAAGTAAACTAAAAAGAGTATATTCATATTAAGAATCGGTTGAAAAGCGCTCTATTATTTATATAGACTacatataaatagttttaattaatttacaaattacAATCAAGTGTGAAAATAAAGCAtaagaaaaaatagtaaataataaataaatacataaaaaaaaacagatgacTTAagagagcaaaaataaatttcaataaataaaaataatttttttaaatacaaaaatatgtttaattggaaaatatgtaaTCTCAATATTACGTGTGGGCGCTATAGTAGCTGATGCTCACTGACAGCAACGCCTAAtccttccaaaacaaaaaaaaatattagaccgAATCGGTAAGTCTTGAGCATAAGCTACATTCAATAGATTGATATgataatttaccaaaaaaattatatttgtattttaaatgaataaagGCAAGTTCTTTTCACAAAAGGAAGTTATGAAACAACTAATTCTAAAAATAATGTTTATGTTTTCTAGTTGGTATGCTAAAATACCACCTCTTAGATGCATATTTTCCAATCATATTTCAGTATGTAAAACGAAATGCAAAACCTAAAGAATGAATACTAATATAAAAGGGATCAATTTGCCAGAATTCGGGAGCAAATatcttaaaacatttttaaattaattttacactTAATGTGTGATTGTATATTGCATATGAAAGGCAAATAAATAGATATAAATCAATATTAgtgattgaaaataaaa is a genomic window of Anastrepha ludens isolate Willacy chromosome 6, idAnaLude1.1, whole genome shotgun sequence containing:
- the LOC128866125 gene encoding transcription factor Dp, coding for MAHSTATIVTATTSAAAASSTSEINCIIQDANGKLVKILRPKDIKQEIIGSGDSTTIRSVHVNSASGSSLNSSAGSYTQLATSCQSQYLSRYNLQSGDSANTYTVISTQNSGSNQQPAFTTIKYETPETVTVKTEEGYTKYTPNNNTKMKSKLHTTSSPHSNSARRQRKPEKAGKGLRHFALKVCEKVKEKGVTTYNEVADELVAEELHMNSIDSANCDQKNIRRRVYDALNVLMAMEIISKDKKEIRWIGLPSNSAEQCSELERQNEECRQRIQQKHQQLNELLLHQVAFKSLIERNKEAERQGNVPTPNSSIQLPFIIVNTHKSTKINCSVTNDKSEYIFKFDDQFEMHDDAEVLKRMGLLGGLDKGQCSHEDIERAKTLVPPNFEKYIEAYGNGKGLTCDSDDDTMTGYAELTNDSSSHGYSRCGRRGGGGAKTGGLRDDDDDDDEDFLENSDID